One Fuerstiella marisgermanici DNA window includes the following coding sequences:
- a CDS encoding class I fructose-bisphosphate aldolase, whose amino-acid sequence MSDDLSALLGDSADSLLQHKCTGIPVESLHVPGPDSVERLYMPTDRNCRTLASLQRLLGHGRLGGSGYVSILPVDQGIEHSAGASFAPNPMYFDPENIVKLAIEGGCNGVASTFGVLGAVARQYAHRIPFIVKINHNELLTYPSTFDQVMFGSVERAYDMGAVAVGATIYFGSTESSRQIVEVAEAFQRAHELGMATILWCYLRNAAFKTDKDYHVSADLTGQANHLGVTLQADIIKQKLPENNGGYNAVKFGKTSPIVYDKLTTDHPIDLCRYQVANCYMGRVGLINSGGASSGAGDLAQAVRTAVINKRAGGMGLISGRKAFQRPMDEGAKLLQAIQDVYLDPQVTVA is encoded by the coding sequence ATGTCTGACGATCTTAGTGCATTGCTTGGTGATTCCGCAGATTCGTTGCTGCAGCACAAGTGCACAGGAATTCCGGTTGAGTCACTGCATGTGCCGGGCCCGGATTCGGTCGAACGTTTGTACATGCCCACCGATCGCAACTGTCGTACGCTGGCCAGTCTTCAGCGGCTGCTGGGCCATGGCCGGTTAGGGGGATCGGGCTACGTGTCGATCCTGCCGGTCGATCAGGGTATCGAACATTCTGCCGGAGCTTCCTTCGCCCCGAACCCAATGTATTTTGATCCGGAAAACATCGTCAAACTGGCGATCGAAGGAGGCTGCAATGGCGTGGCTTCGACGTTCGGCGTCCTTGGTGCGGTTGCTCGTCAGTACGCTCATCGAATTCCGTTCATCGTCAAGATCAACCATAACGAACTCCTGACGTATCCCAGCACTTTCGATCAGGTAATGTTCGGAAGCGTCGAGCGCGCCTACGACATGGGGGCCGTCGCTGTTGGAGCGACCATCTACTTTGGTTCTACCGAATCGAGTCGCCAGATCGTGGAAGTAGCGGAAGCGTTTCAGCGAGCTCACGAACTGGGCATGGCGACGATTCTTTGGTGCTACCTGCGAAATGCCGCGTTCAAAACAGACAAGGATTATCATGTGTCTGCCGACCTGACCGGCCAGGCGAACCATCTTGGTGTAACGCTGCAGGCCGATATCATTAAGCAGAAGCTGCCCGAAAACAACGGCGGATACAACGCTGTGAAATTCGGCAAGACATCGCCGATCGTGTACGACAAGCTGACCACCGATCATCCGATCGACCTGTGCCGATATCAGGTCGCCAACTGCTACATGGGCCGCGTCGGCCTGATCAACTCTGGCGGCGCATCATCCGGAGCAGGTGACCTGGCTCAGGCCGTCCGCACAGCCGTTATCAATAAACGAGCTGGCGGAATGGGGCTGATCAGCGGTCGCAAAGCGTTTCAAAGGCCAATGGACGAAGGTGCGAAGCTGCTGCAAGCCATTCAGGACGTGTATCTGGATCCACAGGTCACTGTCGCGTGA
- a CDS encoding bifunctional acetate--CoA ligase family protein/GNAT family N-acetyltransferase encodes MPVHHLEKIFDPRRIAVIGASDRRSSVGYSVLRNLIGNEFDGVVYPVNHKRESVQGIQAYSSIENVPNTPDLAIVCTPAASVPQLVRDCGTAGIHGMIILSAGFREIGEAGAAVAAELRAAAAEFPELRIIGPNCLGVIVPRLRLNASFAATTPQAGSVALISQSGALCTSILDWAEREQIGFSNFVSVGNTLDVDIANLIDYFANDRHTDSIVLYVEAITKAREFISAARAFTRTKPIVVYKSGRFAESAKAAASHTGAMAGEDAVYDAAFQRAGIVRAFDIGEIFDTAELLARHAPPRGPCLAIVTNAGGPGVIATDALMERRGKLAQLSDDTVRTLNTALPAYWSGGNPVDILGDATDDRYSAALRPVVADRNVDAVLVVLSPQAMTDPTAIAKAVGEVARDVRKPVLATWMGGASVEAGIRLLNAAGVPTYPTPENAVRAFMHLVEYGRNRDILYETPKELPGGEPRLTRKVAETPLAARPGLISRFLRRKSVAGQTVLSEPDSKAILKRYGIPVTETLVATSRREAVEAADKLGYPVVLKVFSPDITHKTDVGGVILNLRQADAVRTAFDQIQTNAKQKRPDADVPGVTVQQMFKHTEGLELIVGAKQDATFGTVMLVGTGGTAAECFNDRALGLPPLNERLARRMLKSLRSWPLLEGYRGQPGADIDRLIEVLIRFSYLIANSPEIQEFDINPLVATSERTVALDARAVIDHDAAQQSLKPFAHLAIRPYPDQFKTEVTLKDGLRLLLRPIRPEDEPMWHAMLAACSPETIRARFRYLLKRTTHEFATRFCFVDYDREMAIVAELDDHGERKLAGVGRLVADSNHENAEFAVLVADPWQNRGLGSALTKYCLQVAEEWGLQSVVAETDFNNHRMLAAFRRRTFEVTKRKDGVVYLEREIGLASPESLSLSDAAIKSET; translated from the coding sequence ATGCCTGTTCACCATCTTGAAAAGATCTTCGACCCACGCCGCATCGCCGTCATCGGAGCCAGTGACCGTCGCAGCAGCGTGGGCTACAGCGTGCTGCGGAATCTGATCGGCAACGAATTCGACGGCGTGGTGTATCCTGTCAATCACAAACGCGAATCGGTGCAGGGGATTCAGGCGTATTCTTCGATTGAAAATGTGCCGAACACGCCCGACCTGGCAATTGTCTGCACACCGGCCGCCAGCGTTCCGCAGTTAGTGCGTGATTGCGGAACGGCCGGAATCCATGGCATGATCATCCTGTCGGCCGGCTTTCGTGAAATCGGCGAAGCGGGCGCAGCGGTGGCCGCCGAATTGCGGGCAGCGGCGGCCGAATTTCCGGAATTGCGAATTATCGGGCCAAACTGTCTGGGCGTCATCGTTCCCCGGTTACGACTAAACGCCAGTTTCGCAGCGACCACACCACAGGCCGGCAGCGTCGCACTGATTTCGCAATCCGGAGCACTCTGTACGTCGATTCTGGATTGGGCAGAACGCGAGCAGATTGGCTTCAGCAACTTTGTGTCCGTTGGCAACACGCTGGATGTGGACATCGCCAATTTGATCGATTACTTCGCCAACGATCGGCATACCGATTCCATCGTTCTGTATGTGGAAGCCATCACAAAGGCACGCGAATTCATTTCCGCGGCCAGAGCTTTCACTCGGACAAAGCCGATCGTCGTGTACAAGTCCGGACGGTTCGCCGAATCGGCGAAGGCCGCAGCGTCTCATACCGGCGCCATGGCTGGCGAAGATGCGGTTTACGATGCCGCCTTTCAACGCGCGGGAATCGTGCGAGCCTTCGACATCGGCGAAATTTTTGACACGGCCGAATTGCTGGCTCGCCATGCCCCGCCCCGCGGTCCCTGCCTGGCTATCGTGACCAATGCCGGTGGACCAGGCGTGATCGCCACCGATGCGTTGATGGAACGACGCGGCAAACTCGCCCAGTTGTCTGACGATACAGTGCGAACGCTGAACACTGCACTGCCTGCCTATTGGTCCGGTGGCAACCCTGTCGACATTTTGGGCGATGCCACAGACGATCGATACTCAGCAGCGCTGCGGCCGGTTGTGGCCGATCGCAATGTCGACGCGGTTCTGGTCGTCCTGTCGCCTCAGGCCATGACTGATCCGACTGCGATCGCAAAAGCGGTTGGCGAGGTGGCTCGAGACGTGCGCAAGCCGGTGCTGGCCACGTGGATGGGCGGGGCTTCTGTAGAAGCCGGAATTCGTCTACTAAACGCGGCCGGCGTACCCACATACCCGACACCGGAAAACGCCGTCCGCGCGTTCATGCACCTTGTGGAATACGGACGCAATCGGGACATTCTGTATGAAACACCGAAGGAACTTCCTGGCGGCGAACCACGCTTAACGCGTAAAGTCGCCGAGACGCCGCTGGCCGCCCGTCCCGGATTAATTTCGCGTTTTCTGCGGCGGAAGTCGGTTGCTGGACAAACGGTTCTTTCCGAACCGGACTCGAAAGCGATTCTCAAACGCTACGGAATTCCCGTCACCGAAACACTCGTCGCCACGTCGCGTCGTGAAGCCGTGGAGGCGGCCGATAAACTGGGCTATCCGGTGGTGCTGAAAGTGTTCTCGCCGGACATCACTCATAAGACGGATGTCGGCGGCGTGATCCTGAATTTGCGTCAGGCAGACGCCGTGCGAACGGCTTTCGACCAGATCCAGACAAACGCCAAACAGAAACGACCGGACGCCGACGTTCCGGGCGTGACTGTGCAACAAATGTTCAAACACACAGAGGGTTTGGAACTAATCGTCGGGGCTAAACAGGATGCGACATTCGGCACAGTGATGCTGGTCGGCACGGGAGGAACGGCGGCCGAATGTTTTAACGATCGAGCACTCGGGCTGCCGCCCCTGAACGAACGCCTGGCTCGACGAATGCTGAAGTCGCTGCGGTCGTGGCCGTTGCTGGAAGGCTATCGCGGTCAGCCGGGAGCCGACATTGACAGGTTGATCGAAGTGTTGATTCGCTTTTCGTATCTGATTGCGAATTCGCCTGAGATTCAGGAATTCGATATCAATCCGCTGGTAGCCACATCGGAACGCACGGTAGCGCTGGACGCACGTGCCGTGATCGATCACGACGCCGCGCAGCAGTCGCTGAAGCCGTTTGCTCATCTGGCTATTCGTCCCTATCCCGACCAGTTCAAAACAGAAGTCACGCTGAAGGATGGTTTAAGACTGTTGCTTCGCCCGATTCGGCCTGAGGACGAACCGATGTGGCATGCGATGCTGGCGGCGTGTTCGCCCGAGACGATTCGAGCTCGTTTTCGCTACCTGTTGAAGCGGACGACTCACGAATTCGCCACGCGGTTTTGTTTTGTTGACTACGATCGCGAAATGGCAATCGTCGCAGAACTTGACGACCACGGAGAACGGAAGCTCGCCGGCGTTGGACGACTTGTCGCAGACAGCAATCACGAGAACGCCGAATTCGCCGTGCTGGTTGCCGACCCCTGGCAGAACAGGGGCCTGGGATCGGCGCTGACGAAATATTGTCTGCAGGTGGCAGAAGAGTGGGGACTGCAATCGGTCGTGGCAGAAACGGACTTCAACAACCATCGCATGCTGGCCGCGTTTCGACGGCGTACGTTCGAAGTCACAAAGCGGAAGGATGGCGTCGTGTATCTGGAACGGGAAATAGGTCTCGCCAGCCCGGAGAGCCTTTCACTATCAGATGCAGCCATCAAATCTGAAACGTAG
- a CDS encoding response regulator, giving the protein MLQVRLPGSNPFQIAVSESTTESARPLRVAVADDEAELRIYFARALPHLGYTVTKIVATGEELVKQCQRSPPEVVICDVQLAGISGPEAVATIREQFSIAAVYITENSHEDKAASAAAYCGILTKPFRMHDLTPAIQRAVAERPG; this is encoded by the coding sequence ATGCTGCAGGTCCGGTTACCAGGAAGTAACCCTTTTCAGATCGCGGTTAGTGAGTCCACGACGGAGTCTGCTCGACCATTGCGGGTGGCCGTTGCCGATGACGAGGCCGAGTTGCGAATCTACTTCGCTCGGGCACTTCCGCACCTGGGCTACACCGTCACTAAGATCGTCGCGACGGGCGAAGAGTTAGTAAAACAGTGTCAGCGATCTCCACCTGAAGTCGTCATCTGTGATGTGCAACTGGCAGGAATCAGCGGCCCGGAAGCGGTTGCCACCATTCGAGAACAGTTCTCAATTGCAGCCGTCTACATCACAGAGAATTCACATGAAGACAAGGCGGCTTCGGCTGCCGCATATTGCGGGATACTGACAAAACCATTTCGAATGCACGATCTGACGCCTGCGATACAACGGGCCGTTGCTGAACGCCCCGGATGA
- a CDS encoding c-type heme family protein — translation MTNKRTATVALAMCMSLIGCAKPEGDSSTETASPAAPSTEDVGETVVIESADQLTPVQRQQHETALAAKDALMTKLSGRLVEAIQKDGPAAAIDVCKSEAPAIAENVKREFKVDIGRTSFKLRSSMNPSPDWATEFVETRADTPQLVSLSDDALGVFLPIRLQKKCLLCHGPVDQLAEDVKSALKLQYPNDQATGFHEDDLRGWFWVEVPHPPKQ, via the coding sequence ATGACTAACAAACGAACGGCCACAGTCGCTCTGGCCATGTGCATGTCGCTGATTGGCTGTGCGAAGCCGGAAGGTGATTCTTCCACGGAAACGGCGAGTCCCGCCGCGCCTTCAACTGAAGACGTCGGTGAAACCGTCGTGATCGAATCTGCAGATCAGCTCACGCCGGTTCAGCGGCAACAGCATGAAACAGCTCTGGCCGCCAAAGATGCGCTGATGACGAAGCTGTCTGGTCGATTGGTTGAAGCCATTCAAAAGGACGGGCCAGCAGCGGCAATCGATGTCTGTAAGTCAGAAGCTCCGGCCATCGCCGAAAATGTGAAGCGGGAATTCAAAGTCGACATCGGACGCACTTCGTTCAAGCTGCGGAGTTCCATGAATCCGTCGCCTGACTGGGCCACTGAATTTGTCGAGACGCGGGCAGATACGCCTCAACTTGTCTCATTGTCCGATGATGCGTTGGGCGTATTTTTGCCGATCCGGCTGCAGAAGAAATGCCTGCTGTGTCACGGTCCGGTAGACCAGCTGGCGGAAGACGTTAAGTCGGCTTTAAAGCTGCAGTACCCCAACGATCAGGCCACTGGATTTCACGAAGACGACCTGCGAGGCTGGTTCTGGGTAGAAGTGCCTCATCCGCCGAAGCAATAG
- a CDS encoding fumarate reductase/succinate dehydrogenase flavoprotein subunit, protein MTLDAKIPEGPVEQKWSRYQATCKLVNAANRKKLDVIIVGTGLAGGGAAAALGELGYNVKAFCFHDSPRRAHSTAAQGGVNAAKNYQNDGDNIYRMFYDTVKGGDFRSREANVYRMAELSVSLIDTCVAQGVPFAREYGGVLGNRSFGGVQVERTFYAQGQTGQQLLLGTYSALSRQIKAGRVTMYNRHEMLDLVIVDGQAKGIIARDLITGEIQRYAAHAVVLATGGYSKIFYLSTLALGSNATAIWKAHKRGAYIANPSLTQIHPTCLPQSGERQSKLTLMSESLRNDGRIWVPLKAGDERSPNAIPDDERDYYLERRYPAFGNLTPRDIASRAAKERIDAGHGVGPLKNAVYLDFRDALKEYGRDGIAGRYGNLFDMYRKITGLDAYSEPMRIAPAAHFSMGGLWVDYELMTSVNGLYALGECNFADHGANRLGANSLLQACVDGYFIIPTTIGNYLADQRTKNLPSTDAPEFQQAADAAEAAIRKLLNVNGGRPVDEYHRALGAILWDRCGISRSPEGLQEAIIQITELREDFHRNVRVTGGSHEPNNELEKALRINDYLELAELMCRDALSRDESCGAHFRTDHQTEDGEAVRNDDDFAYVAAWEYTPNGTPTLHKEHLTFQDVKLTARSYK, encoded by the coding sequence ATGACATTAGACGCAAAAATTCCGGAAGGCCCGGTCGAACAAAAGTGGAGTCGCTATCAGGCGACCTGCAAACTCGTGAACGCCGCCAACCGCAAAAAGCTGGACGTCATCATTGTCGGCACGGGACTCGCTGGCGGAGGTGCCGCCGCCGCACTGGGCGAACTCGGATACAACGTAAAGGCATTCTGTTTTCACGACAGCCCTCGTCGAGCTCATTCGACGGCCGCTCAGGGTGGCGTCAACGCGGCGAAGAACTATCAAAACGACGGCGACAACATCTATCGCATGTTTTATGACACCGTTAAAGGCGGCGACTTTCGATCTCGCGAAGCCAACGTGTATCGCATGGCCGAACTGTCGGTCAGCCTGATCGACACGTGTGTCGCTCAGGGAGTTCCCTTTGCTCGCGAATACGGCGGTGTTCTGGGAAACCGTTCCTTCGGCGGTGTCCAGGTTGAACGCACGTTTTACGCTCAGGGGCAAACCGGGCAGCAATTGTTGCTCGGAACGTACTCCGCACTTAGTCGGCAAATCAAAGCCGGCCGAGTCACGATGTACAATCGCCACGAGATGCTGGATTTGGTGATTGTCGACGGCCAGGCGAAGGGCATTATTGCACGCGACCTGATCACGGGGGAGATCCAGCGGTATGCGGCGCACGCGGTTGTTCTGGCCACCGGCGGCTACTCGAAAATTTTCTACCTGTCGACATTGGCGCTCGGCAGCAATGCCACCGCCATCTGGAAAGCTCACAAGCGCGGCGCGTACATCGCCAATCCCAGCCTGACTCAAATTCACCCGACCTGCCTGCCTCAATCAGGCGAACGTCAGTCCAAATTAACTCTGATGTCGGAATCCCTGCGCAACGACGGACGTATCTGGGTTCCTTTGAAAGCTGGCGACGAACGGTCTCCTAACGCCATCCCCGACGACGAACGCGATTATTATCTGGAACGGCGTTATCCCGCTTTCGGAAACCTCACGCCGCGCGACATTGCGTCTCGAGCGGCCAAGGAACGCATCGACGCGGGACATGGCGTCGGCCCGCTTAAGAACGCCGTCTATCTGGACTTCCGCGACGCTTTGAAGGAATACGGCCGCGACGGGATCGCCGGTCGCTACGGCAACCTGTTCGACATGTACCGCAAAATTACAGGTCTGGATGCCTATTCGGAACCCATGCGCATTGCTCCGGCCGCTCATTTTTCGATGGGCGGGCTGTGGGTCGACTATGAATTAATGACCAGCGTCAATGGCTTGTACGCTCTGGGCGAATGCAACTTTGCTGACCACGGAGCTAACCGGTTGGGCGCCAATTCTTTGCTGCAGGCCTGCGTTGATGGCTATTTTATTATCCCAACGACCATCGGCAACTACCTGGCTGATCAGCGCACGAAGAATTTGCCGTCCACGGATGCTCCAGAATTTCAGCAGGCCGCCGATGCCGCAGAAGCAGCGATCAGGAAGCTGTTGAATGTCAACGGTGGTCGCCCCGTCGACGAATATCACCGAGCACTCGGGGCGATTTTGTGGGACCGTTGCGGCATAAGTCGTAGCCCGGAAGGTTTACAGGAAGCGATCATTCAGATCACGGAATTGCGTGAGGACTTTCATCGCAATGTCCGTGTCACCGGCGGTAGTCACGAACCGAACAACGAACTGGAAAAGGCGCTGCGAATCAACGATTACCTTGAACTGGCCGAACTGATGTGTCGCGATGCGCTAAGTCGAGATGAATCGTGCGGCGCTCACTTTCGAACGGACCATCAGACTGAAGACGGCGAAGCGGTTCGCAACGACGACGACTTCGCTTACGTGGCCGCATGGGAATACACGCCGAACGGTACCCCGACACTGCACAAAGAACACCTCACCTTCCAGGACGTCAAACTGACCGCCCGCAGCTACAAATAG
- a CDS encoding succinate dehydrogenase/fumarate reductase iron-sulfur subunit, with product MKVLLKIWRQDDRDAAGKLVDYPLDDVDPDMSFLDMLDMLNEQLVRRGERVIEFDNDCREGICGTCGMVINGRPHGPLTATTTCQLHMRTFNDGDTIVIEPFRASSFPLIRDLKVDRSALDRIIQSGAFISTHIGTAPEANSILIAKDAADAAFDAATCIGCGACVAVCKNASAALFTGAKVTHLSNLPQGKIEAQRRVVDMVATMDKEGFGSCTNTEACEAICPQEISTDYIARMNWEYNAAKVRQTGKSS from the coding sequence ATGAAGGTGTTACTAAAAATCTGGCGGCAGGATGACCGCGACGCCGCTGGTAAGCTGGTCGACTATCCGCTCGACGATGTTGATCCTGACATGTCGTTTCTGGATATGTTGGACATGCTCAACGAGCAACTTGTCCGGAGGGGCGAGCGTGTGATCGAATTCGACAACGATTGTCGCGAAGGCATTTGTGGCACGTGCGGGATGGTCATCAACGGACGTCCACACGGGCCGCTCACAGCAACCACGACCTGCCAATTGCATATGCGCACCTTTAACGACGGCGATACGATCGTTATCGAACCATTCCGCGCGTCATCATTTCCCCTCATTCGCGATCTGAAAGTCGACCGATCTGCCCTGGATCGAATCATTCAATCAGGCGCTTTCATTTCAACTCACATCGGCACCGCGCCCGAAGCCAATTCGATTCTCATCGCAAAAGACGCAGCAGATGCTGCATTCGACGCGGCGACCTGCATCGGTTGCGGCGCCTGTGTGGCAGTGTGCAAGAACGCCTCAGCCGCACTATTCACTGGCGCGAAGGTGACTCATTTGTCGAATTTGCCACAGGGGAAAATCGAAGCACAGCGACGAGTTGTCGACATGGTGGCCACAATGGATAAAGAAGGATTCGGCAGTTGCACCAACACCGAGGCCTGCGAAGCCATTTGCCCACAGGAAATATCGACCGATTATATTGCCCGAATGAACTGGGAGTACAACGCCGCTAAGGTTCGCCAAACAGGCAAGAGCAGTTAA
- a CDS encoding SMI1/KNR4 family protein, whose product MTDFDFAKIEESLGITVPAAYRRVMSAYPFHNGRPSDAYIPDNAPYICSLNQQIRSDAVYPNCWRLDLLAIGTTWDGDAHVLDTSLPDSPVFRFAQDDQTVTTLAGTLDEWVGQLCQWYVNADSDHIADEYKAITSAIQAAGFFSTSPELMDGWHRIAVASSPDGGDSFWIAAVNAGWFAGTWAGNIYQIPDKVADFCISCLTDAPNKTHSDFIDTIKIRYRLKSITNAEFDALTRAR is encoded by the coding sequence ATGACTGACTTCGACTTTGCCAAGATCGAGGAATCACTGGGCATCACTGTTCCCGCCGCTTACCGGCGCGTCATGTCCGCGTATCCTTTCCATAATGGCCGCCCGTCCGATGCGTACATCCCAGACAACGCTCCGTACATTTGCAGCTTGAATCAACAGATTCGCTCAGACGCTGTCTATCCCAATTGCTGGCGTCTCGACCTACTCGCAATAGGCACAACGTGGGATGGCGACGCGCACGTATTGGACACGTCGCTCCCGGATTCGCCTGTCTTCAGGTTCGCTCAGGATGATCAAACAGTGACCACACTTGCTGGTACGCTCGACGAATGGGTCGGCCAGTTATGCCAGTGGTACGTTAACGCAGACAGCGACCACATCGCTGATGAATACAAGGCGATCACTTCGGCTATTCAAGCCGCGGGTTTCTTCAGTACGTCACCCGAGCTGATGGACGGCTGGCATCGAATCGCTGTTGCATCCAGCCCTGATGGTGGCGACAGCTTCTGGATTGCAGCCGTGAACGCTGGCTGGTTTGCTGGCACGTGGGCTGGCAACATCTATCAGATACCGGACAAAGTTGCCGACTTCTGTATCTCGTGCCTCACGGATGCGCCCAACAAGACTCACTCTGACTTCATCGACACGATCAAGATTCGATACCGCCTAAAATCGATAACCAATGCTGAGTTCGATGCTCTCACGCGAGCCAGGTAA
- a CDS encoding histone deacetylase family protein, with protein sequence MPLLYFNPEFLDHATGDHPESPERLRQVHQRLRSSGLVTSFEVPAWQAATAEQLETVHANRHVEKIKDFAAAGGGWMGTDTFLSERSFDVARLAVGSVVDAVDRVLTGTHRQAVCLVRPPGHHALPGMAMGFCLFNNVAIGAVHARLFHHLHRILIVDWDVHHGNGTQRIFYRDHDVYYVSVHRHPFYPGTGLADETGAADGKGTIFNLPLPFGIPRKELLTRFGDLLTEAAQKCRPELVLLSAGFDAHHADVQGSLGLETEDYEALTCMTLDVAKEHCDGRLVSVLEGGYNPPILADCVELHLRTLLQ encoded by the coding sequence ATGCCGCTCCTGTATTTCAATCCTGAGTTTCTGGACCACGCGACCGGCGATCATCCGGAATCGCCCGAACGTTTGCGCCAGGTGCATCAACGACTGCGATCGTCAGGCCTGGTCACCAGCTTTGAGGTCCCCGCATGGCAGGCAGCCACGGCGGAACAGCTTGAAACCGTCCATGCGAATCGTCACGTAGAAAAAATTAAAGACTTCGCGGCTGCCGGAGGTGGCTGGATGGGCACCGATACGTTTCTTAGCGAACGCTCATTTGATGTCGCGCGCCTGGCTGTCGGCAGCGTGGTTGACGCTGTGGATCGAGTTCTCACGGGAACTCATCGGCAGGCCGTTTGCCTGGTACGTCCGCCCGGACATCATGCGCTACCCGGCATGGCGATGGGCTTCTGTCTGTTTAACAACGTAGCCATCGGTGCCGTGCACGCGCGGCTGTTCCATCATCTGCACCGCATTCTGATCGTCGATTGGGACGTGCATCACGGTAATGGAACTCAGCGAATTTTTTATCGCGACCACGACGTTTACTACGTGTCCGTCCATCGGCATCCCTTCTACCCCGGCACGGGACTAGCCGATGAAACCGGTGCCGCTGATGGCAAGGGAACGATCTTCAATCTGCCGCTGCCTTTCGGCATTCCGCGAAAGGAATTGCTGACGCGTTTTGGGGATCTGCTGACAGAAGCCGCACAAAAGTGTCGCCCCGAGTTGGTCCTGCTAAGCGCCGGTTTTGACGCTCACCACGCCGACGTGCAGGGTTCGCTGGGACTGGAAACCGAAGACTACGAAGCCCTGACGTGCATGACGCTGGACGTGGCCAAAGAACACTGCGACGGTCGATTGGTGAGCGTTTTGGAAGGCGGCTACAACCCGCCGATTCTTGCGGATTGCGTAGAACTGCACCTGAGAACGCTGCTGCAGTAG
- a CDS encoding succinate dehydrogenase cytochrome b subunit, whose product MLSSVARKNLMALTGFFLCIFLVIHLLGNIQLFLPMPDAQLKFNWYAEFLSKLFVIKAAAYVTYFCVIAHSIVAVGLAITNRKSAGDRYVGKDPEASSPWHSRMMGILGAIILLFLIVHMMDFWYPYKFGNSVGQDPEGNRDLYTVVAVACRRWWYVGFYTVSVCALGFHLHHGVYSGFRSLGLYHPGYARWVKWFSLAFAIVITFGFAAMPIYLFFMQR is encoded by the coding sequence ATGCTCTCTTCGGTCGCTCGAAAAAACCTGATGGCTCTCACAGGTTTCTTTCTTTGCATCTTTTTGGTGATCCATCTGCTGGGCAACATCCAGCTGTTTCTTCCCATGCCCGATGCGCAACTGAAGTTCAACTGGTATGCCGAATTTCTGTCGAAATTGTTTGTCATCAAAGCGGCCGCCTATGTGACTTATTTCTGCGTCATCGCACATTCAATCGTGGCGGTCGGGCTGGCTATTACCAATCGCAAGTCGGCCGGTGATCGCTATGTCGGAAAAGATCCGGAAGCGTCTTCTCCGTGGCATTCTCGGATGATGGGGATCCTCGGAGCCATCATCCTGCTGTTTCTGATCGTGCACATGATGGACTTCTGGTACCCGTACAAGTTCGGCAATTCCGTCGGGCAGGATCCGGAAGGCAATCGAGATCTGTACACGGTCGTTGCTGTTGCCTGCCGTCGCTGGTGGTATGTGGGGTTCTACACCGTTTCCGTGTGTGCGTTGGGGTTTCATCTTCACCATGGCGTATACAGCGGCTTTCGTTCATTGGGCCTTTATCATCCTGGCTATGCACGTTGGGTGAAGTGGTTCAGCCTGGCGTTTGCCATCGTGATCACTTTTGGGTTTGCGGCGATGCCGATCTATCTGTTCTTTATGCAACGCTGA